The Triticum aestivum cultivar Chinese Spring chromosome 7B, IWGSC CS RefSeq v2.1, whole genome shotgun sequence genome window below encodes:
- the LOC123160710 gene encoding uncharacterized protein isoform X1 codes for MAVHPQTPPLAVAVPDHQTSTERPLPPLHSRAVPDLPQASALHHQCAATAWSFQRQDSLVHHQLQPRLRGYFPPRCASDSVELQVQSFSLLKFSEGKDYLSATSCTRSLEGKRWVNR; via the exons ATGGCGGTGCATCCCCAGACGCCGCCGCTGGCCGTCGCCGTCCCTGACCACCAGACAAGCACGGAGCGGCCGCTGCCGCCACTCCACTCCCGCGCTGTGCCTGACTTGCCGCAAGCCTCCGCCCTCCATCACCAGTGCGCTGCCACCGCATGGAGCTTCCAGCGCCAAGATTCCCTTGTGCACCATCAGCTACAACCTAGGCTGCGTGGCTACTTCCCACCCCGTTGTGCTTCAGATTCTGTAGAGCTTCAGGTTCAGAGCTTTTCCCTTCTGAAATTCA GTGAAGGGAAGGACTACCTGAGCGCTACCAGCTGTACAAGGAGTTTAGAAGGCAAAAGATGGGTCAATAGATGA
- the LOC123160710 gene encoding uncharacterized protein isoform X2: protein MAVHPQTPPLAVAVPDHQTSTERPLPPLHSRAVPDLPQASALHHQCAATAWSFQRQDSLVHHQLQPRLRGYFPPRCASDSVELQVKGRTT from the exons ATGGCGGTGCATCCCCAGACGCCGCCGCTGGCCGTCGCCGTCCCTGACCACCAGACAAGCACGGAGCGGCCGCTGCCGCCACTCCACTCCCGCGCTGTGCCTGACTTGCCGCAAGCCTCCGCCCTCCATCACCAGTGCGCTGCCACCGCATGGAGCTTCCAGCGCCAAGATTCCCTTGTGCACCATCAGCTACAACCTAGGCTGCGTGGCTACTTCCCACCCCGTTGTGCTTCAGATTCTGTAGAGCTTCAG GTGAAGGGAAGGACTACCTGA
- the LOC123156267 gene encoding serine/threonine protein phosphatase 2A 55 kDa regulatory subunit B alpha isoform, which translates to MNPRDSDDDRPGAAAGSSSAAPEQQQQQQSLEWRFAQVFGERAAGEDVQEVDIISAIEFDKSGDHLATGDRGGRVVLFERTDVRDEHANRRELERQDVPITRHPEFRYKTEFQSHEPEFDYLKSLEIEEKINKIKWCQTANNALFLLSTNDKTIKYWKVQEKKVKQVSVMALDTSRTVGDGTTSRATTSTSEPPLPNGGCSKKSDSLNSDLLFPPGGYPSLRLPVVTSQDVNLVARCRRVYAHAHDYHINSISNNSDGETFISADDLRINLWNMEINSQSFNIVDVKPTNMEDLTEVITCAEFHPTHCNTLAYSSSKGSIRLIDLRQSALCDNHSKIFEEHEAPGARSFFTEIIASISDVKFSRDGRYLLSRDYMTLKLWDLNMDSGPVSTFQVHEHLRPRLCDLYENDSIFDKFECCLSGDGLHVATGSYGNLFRVFASTPGSMEVTTLEASRNPMRRQIANPTRPTRGTLTSMTRGVRRGGENLGVDANGNSLDFSTKLLHLAWHPTENSIACAAANSLYMYYA; encoded by the exons ATGAATCCCAGAGATTCCGACGACGAccgccccggggcggcggcgggttcgTCTTCGGCGGccccggagcagcagcagcagcagcaatcgctGGAGTGGAGGTTCGCGCAGGTCTTCGGCGAGCGCGCGGCGGGCGAGGACGTGCAGGAAG TTGACATCATCTCTGCAATCGAGTTTGATAAATCTGGTGATCATCTTGCCACCGGAGACAGAGGAGGACGTGTTGTTTTATTTGAGAGAACAGATGTTCGGGAT GAGCATGCTAATCGAAGAGAACTGGAGAGACAGGATGTTCCAATTACTAGACATCCCGAGTTCCGCTATAAAACAGAGTTTCAGAGTCATGAACCTGAG TTTGACTACCTCAAAAGTTtggaaatagaggagaagatcaacAAGATCAAGTGGTGCCAGACAGCCAACAATGCACTCTTTCTACTGTCCACAAATGATAAGACGATCAAATACTGGAAG GTGCAAGAGAAAAAAGTAAAACAAGTTTCAGTTATGGCTTTGGACACTTCCCGAACTGTAGGGGATGGTACCACTAGTCGTGCAACTACCAGTACTTCCGAGCCTCCTCTTCCAAATGGTGGATGTTCAAAGAAGTCTGATAGCCtcaacagtgatctcctatttccACCTGGAGGTTACCCATCGCTGCGTTTACCTGTG GTTACTAGTCAAGATGTGAACCTTGTTGCTAGATGTCGACGTGTATATGCCCATGCTCATGATTACCATATTAATTCTATTTCGAATAATAG TGATGGTGAAACTTTTATATCAGCAGATGATCTGCGAATAAATCTATGGAATATGGAAATAAACAGCCAGAGCTTTAACATTGTTGATGTGAAGCCTACAAACATGGAAGATCTAACAG AGGTGATTACTTGTGCGGAGTTCCACCCCACTCATTGTAATACACTGGCATATAGTAGCTCAAAGGGTTCTATCCGGCTAATCGATCTGCGACAATCTGCATTGTGTGACAACCATTCCAAGAT atttgaggaacatgaagcacccgGAGCAAGATCGTTCTTTACGGAGATAATAGCATCAATTTCAGATGTAAAGTTTTCAAGGGACGGAAGATATCTTCTTAGTCGTGATTATATGACTCTCAAA CTATGGGATCTAAACATGGATTCAGGCCCTGTTTCAACCTTCCAGGTCCATGAACATCTAAGACCAAGG CTTTGTGATCTGTATGAGAACGACTCAATATTTGACAAGTTTGAGTGTTGTCTTAGTGGGGATGGACTTCATGTTGCAACTGGCTCTTATGG TAATCTATTCCGTGTTTTTGCTTCTACTCCTGGTAGCATGGAGGTGACCACTTTGGAAGCTAGCAGGAACCCGATGAG ACGTCAGATTGCAAACCCGACCAGACCCACTCGGGGGACGCTGACCTCTATGACCCGTGGTGTGCGAAGAG GTGGGGAAAATCTAGGTGTTGATGCCAATGGAAACTCATTAGACTTCTCGACGAAGTTACTCCACCTCGCATGGCACCCCACTGAGAATTCCATTGCATGCGCTGCTGCAAATAGCCTGTATATGTATTATGCATAG